A DNA window from Gorilla gorilla gorilla isolate KB3781 chromosome 6, NHGRI_mGorGor1-v2.1_pri, whole genome shotgun sequence contains the following coding sequences:
- the LOC134758852 gene encoding uncharacterized protein, whose product MALLLPKPPSPHSALPPYVNRQKEEPSLDGATDSDSVRTLPFPDLLADLWHLLENQRHNRAQRNLPKWEATILALRPRLDGVHGLCPYSSGKTKMGTAGGQTSPQWAPGFLCLPLIFPEACWLTPARRPIQLRERGSQLCPNKPQEWVPSLHPGTAENTEAMSQGTSVQVCGMNEWKTAFNNRAPSNQAGGRPDGSLRQLVCQEPQQVVMPF is encoded by the exons ATGGCCCTGTTGTTACCCAAGCCTCCCAGCCCCCACAGTGCCCTCCCTCCCTACGTCAACCGACAGAAGGAGGAGCCGAGTTTGGATGGGGCCACAGACTCTGATTCTGTGAGGACACTGCCCTTTCCAGATCTGTTGGCAGACCTTTGGCATCTTCTTGAAAACCAAAGACACAACAGGGCCCAGAGGAATCTCCCCAAATG GGAAGCCACTATCCTTGCACTcaggcccaggctggatggagttcaTGGCCTCTGCCCTTACTCCAGTGGGAAGACGAAGATGGGAACAGCCGGTGGGCAGACGTCTCCACAGTGGGCCCCAGGCTTCCTCTGCCTGCCCTTGATTTTCCCAGAGGCctgctggctcacgcctgccaGGAGGCCCATACAGCTGCGGGAAAGGGGCAGCCAGCTATGCCCCAACAAGCCTCAGGAATGGGTCCCCAGCCTCCACCCAGGCACAGCAGAGAACACCGAGGCCATGAGCCAGGGAACCAGCGTGCAGGTTTGTGgcatgaatgaatggaaaacCGCCTTCAATAACCGGGCCCCATCTAACCAGGCAGGTGGTAGACCAGATGGCTCTTTGCGCCAGCTTGTGTGCCAAGAACCTCAGCAGGTTGTGATGCCTTTCTGA